GGGCAGACGGAAATCGAGACTCCCAGCGCCTCACCCGAGGTGACAGCGGAGCCCGCTCCGACGCCGTAGCGGTCAGTTGTGGGGGGTAGGTCCCGGTGGTCCGGCAGGGCCAACGGGACCGATTCTCTCGTCGACGGTGTCAGCGGTTACCGCATGTCCGTTGCGGGTCGCCTGCACCGACACCTCGTCGTTGACCGCGATCAACAGAGTCGTGCGGGTCGTCGGCTGCAGATCGTAGGTCTGGGTGAAGGCGTCCGCGCTGCGCACCGTGATGCTGGTCGGCGACATGGCCGTCACGGTTCCGATCTGGGTGAGCAGGCTGGAGTAGCCGCCTTTGCCGTCTTCGACGACCAGCTCGCCGTGAAGGGCAGGTAGTGCGGACATCATCTGCGCAGACGCGAAACCGCCTGGTGGCGGGCCTGGCGGGCCATGTCCGAACGACTGTTGGGCATGCGATCCGGTGGCGGCATAGATGGCTGCACCGCCCAGTGCCGCGATGACAACCGCCACGCCGACCGCCGTGACGGTTTCTCGTGCACCCCAGCGTTGCGCAGGCTGCGGTGCACCCCAGACCTGTTCGCTCGCCATGGGTCCAGGCTGCACGAGGTTCATGTGCGTCGGCTGTGCACCCGATATGCGCCGGCGCAATCGCAGCTGGCACATTCACAGCTGGCACATAGACAGCGCACAGGGACCGCCCACAGCCCCGTCGATAATGGATGTGTGGTCAGTTCCAACGGTTCGACGGTCAACGACACCGAGTCCGCGCGCGTCGTGATGCGTAGGGCCGACGGTAACCCGATCCAGGTGCTGGTGGTCGACGACGAACCGGTACTCGCCGAGTTGGTGTCCATGGCCCTGCGGTACGAGGGCTGGGACATCGAGACCGCCGGCGACGGGGCCACCGCCATCGCCCTGGCCCGCCAGAACCCGCCCGATGTGGTGGTGCTTGACGTGATGCTGCCGGACATGAGCGGCTTGGACGTCCTGCACCGGCTGCGCGAACAGATCCCGGGGTTGCCGCTGTTGCTGCTGACCGCCAAGGATTCGGTCGAGGACCGGATTGCCGGTCTCACTGCCGGCGGTGATGACTACGTGACAAAGCCGTTCAGCATCGAAGAGGTGGTGTTGCGTCTGCGCGCCCTGCTGCGCCGCACCGGGGTCGCCAGCGAGTCGGGAGGTGCGAAGCTCGTCGTCGGCGATCTGGTGCTCGACGAGGACAGTCACGAGGTGACCCGCGCGGGTGAGCTGATCACCCTTACCGCGACCGAGTTCGAGCTGTTGCGCTTCATGATGCGCAACGCGAAACATGTGCTGAGCAAGGCGCAGATCCTCGATCGGGTGTGGAGCTACGACTTCGGTGGCCGGTCCAACATCGTGGAGTTGTACGTGTCGTATCTGCGAAAGAAGATCGACAACGGGCGCGAACCGATGATCCACACTCTGCGCGGTGCCGGCTATGTCCTCAAGCCAGCGCGCTGAGGGCAAGCTGACCCGCCTGCGTTCACCGCGCACGTGGTCGCTTCGCGCCCGGCTGCTCGCCTCGCAGATTCTGCTGCTCGCTCTGGTGTGCGCGGGCATCGGCATCGGCACAATCTTTGCGCTGCAACACTTTCTGACCAACCAGCTCGATGACCGGCTCGCCGAGACGGCCAAGCGTTCCGCGGGGATTTTCGAATTCGGTCCGCCA
The nucleotide sequence above comes from Mycolicibacterium moriokaense. Encoded proteins:
- a CDS encoding response regulator transcription factor — its product is MRRADGNPIQVLVVDDEPVLAELVSMALRYEGWDIETAGDGATAIALARQNPPDVVVLDVMLPDMSGLDVLHRLREQIPGLPLLLLTAKDSVEDRIAGLTAGGDDYVTKPFSIEEVVLRLRALLRRTGVASESGGAKLVVGDLVLDEDSHEVTRAGELITLTATEFELLRFMMRNAKHVLSKAQILDRVWSYDFGGRSNIVELYVSYLRKKIDNGREPMIHTLRGAGYVLKPAR